In one window of Fibrobacter sp. UWH6 DNA:
- a CDS encoding dihydrofolate reductase, with protein sequence MLISAIVAVSENNVIGRDGHLPWHLSADLKRFKAITTGHSIILGRKNYDDIGRPLPNRTNYVLTRNPEFAAPGCVVCGDLESAIKAAEAAGEEECFIIGGVAIYNAAMPLTKKLYLTRVHANVDGDVFFPDWGEGWRKVSSEDFPADEKNDFVTTFEVWER encoded by the coding sequence ATGTTGATTTCTGCTATTGTCGCTGTTTCCGAAAACAATGTGATTGGCCGTGATGGTCATTTGCCTTGGCATCTGTCTGCTGATTTGAAACGCTTTAAGGCGATTACAACAGGTCATTCCATCATACTGGGTCGCAAGAACTACGATGATATCGGGAGACCTCTGCCGAATCGTACGAACTATGTATTGACTCGAAATCCTGAGTTTGCTGCTCCTGGCTGTGTCGTTTGCGGCGATTTGGAGTCCGCTATTAAGGCTGCAGAGGCTGCAGGAGAGGAAGAATGCTTTATTATTGGGGGGGTGGCTATATATAATGCTGCCATGCCTCTTACAAAAAAGTTATATCTAACTAGAGTTCACGCAAATGTGGATGGAGATGTGTTTTTCCCGGACTGGGGTGAGGGCTGGCGCAAGGTTAGCTCTGAAGATTTCCCGGCCGACGAAAAGAACGACTTCGTGACCACGTTCGAGGTGTGGGAACGCTAG